A single region of the Chthoniobacterales bacterium genome encodes:
- the atpC gene encoding ATP synthase F1 subunit epsilon, whose amino-acid sequence MAAKIHFEIVSPAGVSRSGEVDMVVLPTTTGEIGVLPHHEPVMTMLEPGEMAVTHDGKTTYAALGEGFAQITPGRISILTDMVAGEGEIDEDAVAKAVERAQTALANAANLSDEEASALEAGLKRNLAMLGVKRRRRSA is encoded by the coding sequence GTGGCGGCCAAAATCCATTTCGAGATTGTTTCGCCCGCGGGGGTCTCCCGTTCGGGCGAGGTGGACATGGTCGTGTTGCCCACCACGACCGGAGAAATCGGCGTGCTGCCCCACCACGAGCCGGTCATGACAATGCTCGAGCCAGGGGAAATGGCAGTCACTCACGATGGCAAGACGACTTACGCGGCCCTGGGCGAAGGGTTCGCGCAGATCACGCCGGGACGTATTTCCATTCTCACAGACATGGTTGCCGGCGAAGGCGAGATCGACGAGGATGCCGTGGCCAAAGCCGTCGAGCGCGCCCAGACTGCGTTGGCCAATGCCGCCAATCTGAGCGACGAAGAAGCATCCGCGCTCGAAGCCGGCCTCAAGCGCAACCTCGCCATGCTCGGCGTCAAACGCCGGCGGCGCTCGGCCTGA